The Athene noctua chromosome 3, bAthNoc1.hap1.1, whole genome shotgun sequence genome includes a region encoding these proteins:
- the LOC141958574 gene encoding histone H3 has protein sequence MARTKQTARKSTGGKAPRKQLATKAARKSAPATGGVKKPHRYRPGTVALREIRRYQKSTELLIRKLPFQRLVREIAQDFKTDLRFQSSAVMALQEASEAYLVGLFEDTNLCAIHAKRVTIMPKDIQLARRIRGERA, from the coding sequence ATGGCGCGCACGAAGCAGACAGCGCGTAAGTCGACGGGCGGGAAGGCGCCCCGCAAGCAGCTGGCCACCAAGGCGGCCCGCAAGAGCGCGCCGGCCACGGGCGGCGTGAAGAAGCCGCACCGCTACCGGCCCGGCACGGTGGCGCTGCGCGAGATCCGGCGCTACCAGAAGTCGACGGAGCTGCTGATCCGCAAGCTGCCCTTCCAGCGCCTGGTGCGCGAGATCGCGCAGGACTTCAAGACCGACCTGCGCTTCCAGAGCTCGGCCGTGATGGCGCTGCAGGAGGCGAGCGAGGCCTACCTGGTGGGGCTCTTCGAGGACACGAACCTCTGCGCCATCCACGCCAAGCGCGTCACCATCATGCCCAAGGACATCCAGCTGGCCCGCCGCATCCGCGGTGAGCGCGCCTGA
- the LOC141958575 gene encoding histone H3 has translation MARTKQTARKSTGGKAPRKQLATKAARKSAPATGGVKKPHRYRPGTVALREIRRYQKSTELLIRKLPFQRLVREIAQDFKTDLRFQSSAVMALQEASEAYLVGLFEDTNLCAIHAKRVTIMPKDIQLARRIRGERA, from the coding sequence ATGGCGCGCACGAAGCAGACAGCGCGTAAGTCGACGGGCGGGAAGGCGCCCCGCAAGCAGCTGGCCACCAAGGCGGCCCGCAAGAGCGCGCCGGCCACGGGCGGCGTGAAGAAGCCGCACCGCTACCGGCCCGGCACGGTGGCGCTGCGCGAGATCCGGCGCTACCAGAAGTCGACGGAGCTGCTGATCCGCAAGCTGCCCTTCCAGCGCCTGGTGCGCGAGATCGCGCAGGACTTCAAGACCGACCTGCGCTTCCAGAGCTCGGCCGTGATGGCGCTGCAGGAGGCGAGCGAGGCCTACCTGGTGGGGCTCTTCGAGGACACGAACCTCTGCGCCATCCACGCCAAGCGCGTCACCATCATGCCCAAGGACATCCAGCTGGCCCGCCGCATCCGCGGTGAGCGCGCCTAA